The genome window TTGTGACCTGGCCTCAAAGAGTCTGGCCATATATTCGTCAAAGAGCCTCTGTCTTGTAGCATGCTCCACGGCTATACCGCCTTGATTACGGTCAAACACCGGGAGATCAATACTCACGGCAAAACCAGTAGTAACTATGGCCCCTGTATCCCTTGAACGGACTATCCCTAAGGCCATCTTTGGAAACTGCTTCAGTATTTCAGCACGAAGCCTAGCCTCTTCGCCTTCATAGCCCTCCTTAAGCGCCACGAGATCCAGGCGCCGCGCCTCAAGGCCGTTAAGTACACTGTCCTCTGAAGGAAGCTTGCCAGGCCAAGCGGAAAGGCCGACATCTTGGATATGTATCTCATAATCAGGGGGAAGTCCGAGGACCATATTGAGCGCAAGCCTGTCTTTCTTGACCTCTTCCTCGGACTTTGAAAGCCCAAGCTCGAATTGACTGAAGGCCGCCTCTGCTGCATCCAGATTCAATGCCGTCTCATTACCCTGCACCGCGGCCTTTTTCAGGATATCGAGCCTCTTCTTCATATCTTTCTCAATCCCTTTCAAGAGGGCAAACCTCCTTTGCGCCCAAAAAAGATGGATAAAAGAGAGTCGCGCCGCTTCAGCCACCTGCCACTCTTTCCAAGCCACCTCAAGTTCCACGGAGCGAAGGTCTTTTTTTTGTGCCTCAAGCTCAGCGGCCCTGCTGATCAATGAGGTGATGTCCCATTCAATCTGGGCGTTATAGGCGTTTACAGTACCTTTGGTAGGGCCGCCGGTTGGTCTGTCAAGGCCGGCGGATATCTTTGGATTGGGCAGTATGCCTGCCTTTAGAACCTGCGCACGGGCCAGACCAAGGCGGTCGCGCTCGGCCTTCAGTCCTGGGTTTGCAACAACGGCCATTATTGCGGCCTCGTCAATGGAAAGCCCGTCCGAAAGATCAAAAGGCACCGGCTTCAAGGGCCTCAACAGGGGATTTTCAAGCCCCTGCAACTCTATTTTGACCTTGGCCGTGTCA of Dissulfurimicrobium hydrothermale contains these proteins:
- a CDS encoding TolC family protein, whose translation is MLKENCTISSCVLLVVALLAGCTPYHPMPIDSLAVKRALAPVDTAKVKIELQGLENPLLRPLKPVPFDLSDGLSIDEAAIMAVVANPGLKAERDRLGLARAQVLKAGILPNPKISAGLDRPTGGPTKGTVNAYNAQIEWDITSLISRAAELEAQKKDLRSVELEVAWKEWQVAEAARLSFIHLFWAQRRFALLKGIEKDMKKRLDILKKAAVQGNETALNLDAAEAAFSQFELGLSKSEEEVKKDRLALNMVLGLPPDYEIHIQDVGLSAWPGKLPSEDSVLNGLEARRLDLVALKEGYEGEEARLRAEILKQFPKMALGIVRSRDTGAIVTTGFAVSIDLPVFDRNQGGIAVEHATRQRLFDEYMARLFEARSQLASITSDINAVRDQVGLLQQAVENKRRLLKQTEAAFKRGDIDAIGYYQVVEDLINKELEFLNLKESFTELAVALEAASGLYFPYLHTAQSLPHGGGGR